One region of Solanum pennellii chromosome 6, SPENNV200 genomic DNA includes:
- the LOC114077618 gene encoding uncharacterized protein LOC114077618, translated as MTSKYLNLRFKFGGMLVSEVGPVYVGGRTAYVDNVDEDHLSIPELADYAKSFGISKLGKTYAAPSLGGDLVELKNDMDICSMALFMHDGDTIDIYVCDNTILDDVGPSEGQISQSLSQVVESFNSHGESLTAQPKKSDLGLGSSSSFPATERLENDGIARVEQECQQESDDDYSSIDWTDTEEEVEPTIQQGTEPSIQQEVEPTIQQGTEPSIQQEVEPITQENAEEDIDSDSVCSDQSIDYGSDVHEELRIVKEDVRKLRESRRRKKKEKPKGFLGEVGFDEGYEDIEKGKKNFKGKLTEDEPYYDSSDCDSFQSDEEEPVSDDELEGGSLRGRKKSNRVVYDSSCDIVIWQCGLIFESVKQFREAVTKYAIKKGVELDKYVNESTRVRVKCKSGCPWLLYASKEGRSENFTIKTYNPRHKCTRTTNNILCNSKFLCKYLKDRIISQPSIKGWEIQELVRKELNVHVGKAVCLKTRKIILKEIMGDHVAEFNRILDYKDMLLQTNPGSTCVVKLKDSESGNGMKQFHSFYICFDAMKKGFQQGCRRCIGLDGCFLKGICRGQLLVAVAKDANNQMYPIAWAVIDTESKLTWKWFMTILKDDLNLGNGSQLTIISDMQKGLIAAVDELFPECEHRMCARHILANWSQNFRGLERRKKFWACARSTFEAQFKYNINALSKLGIGIVESLIKYNKETWCKAFIQTFSKCDSIDNNMAESFNSWILGPRNKTIVTMLEEIRVKVMSRVSKSRAFAETWTDGISPMAMMVFNTNVTRSMQCNIEWNGDVGFEVLEGVYKHTVNLGQQKCSCRSWELKGIPCAHGIAAMNHLNMDASQAISSWYRKDTYMKTYSHFIQPVPNMEMWPESRNPMVEPPEARQMPGRPPKNRRREIGEVRKAGKLPRMGTVMTCSLCKGPNHNKRNCPKNPKTKSTPTPTQESTTGKKRGRGHYERTSTSKTGTRRGAGSGYKKRPKVVGQGVFVADTEYTCINLILQQGLSSRTRVNTGVVSSAHVTGDIGFKPTKGLKWKGKQAMTQRQLQVESVVRRIQTRSKADGIQTRSQAKGKSLSKKTS; from the exons ATGACTAGTAAGTACCTCAATTTAAGGTTCAAATTTGGGGGTATGTTGGTGAGTGAGGTAGGTCCAGTATATGTTGGGGGTAGGACTGCATATGTAGACAATGTGGATGAAGATCATTTATCAATTCCTGAACTTGCAGATTATGCTAAGTCTTTTGGGATTAGTAAGTTAGGAAAAACATATGCAGCTCCATCTCTAGGGGGTGATTTGGTggaattgaaaaatgacatgGACATTTGTAGCATGGCATTATTTATGCATGATGGGGACACAATAGATATTTATGTGTGTGATAACACTATTCTGGATGATGTGGGTCCCAGTGAAGGTCAAATTAGTCAATCTTTAAGTCAAGTGGTTGAGTCTTTTAATTCACATGGGGAATCTCTAACTGCACAACCAAAAAAATCAGATCTAGGTTTAGGTTCCTCTTCTTCCTTTCCAGCTACTGAAAGACTTGAAAATGATGGGATTGCAAGGGTCGAACAAGAATGCCAACAAGAAAGTGATGATGATTATTCTTCAATAGATTGGACTGATACTGAAGAAGAAGTTGAACCAACTATCCAACAAGGAACTGAACCTTCTATTCAACAAGAAGTTGAGCCAACTATCCAACAAGGAACTGAACCTTCTATTCAACAAGAAGTTGAGCCAATTACCCAAGAAAATGCAGAGGAAGACATAGACAGTGATTCTGTCTGTTCTGACCAGTCTATTGACTATGGTAGTGATGTGCATGAGGAGTTGAGAATTGTTAAGGAAGATGTGAGAAAACTTAGAGAAAGTAGgaggagaaagaagaaggaaaaaccaAAAGGTTTTTTAGGTGAAGTTGGATTTGATGAAGGGTATGAGGAtattgaaaaagggaaaaagaatttCAAGGGTAAGCTAACAGAGGATGAGCCATACTATGACAGTTCTGACTGTGATAGTTTTCAAAGTGATGAAGAAGAACCTGTTTCTGATGATGAACTTGAAGGAGGGAGTTTAAGGGGGAGAAAGAAGAGTAATAGGGTGGTATATGATTCTTCTTGTGATATTGTAATATGGCAGtgtggtttgatatttgaaagtgTAAAGCAATTTAGAGAGGCAGTTACAAAATATGCTATAAAAAAAGGAGTTGAGTTAGATAAGTATGTGAATGAGAGTACTAGAGTGAGAGTGAAGTGTAAAAGTGGTTGTCCATGGCTGTTGTATGCAAGCAAGGAAGGAAGGAGTGAGAACTTTACTATCAAGACATACAATCCAAGGCACAAATGTACCAGGACAACCAATAATATTTTGTGTAATTCAAAGTTCTTATGCAAGTATCTGAAAGATAGGATTATTTCTCAACCTAGTATAAAAGGGTGGGAGATACAAGAATTGGTGAGGAAAGAGTTGAATGTTCATGTAGGCAAGGCAGTTTgtttaaaaacaagaaaaattattttaaaggaaattatgGGAGATCATGTGGCAGAATTTAACAGAATCCTAGACTACAAGGATATGTTACTCCAAACAAATCCTGGTAGCACTTGTGTTGTGAAGCTTAAAGATTCAGAATCAGGAAATGGGATGAAACAATTTCactctttttatatttgttttgatgctatgaaaaagggttttcaacaaGGATGCAGAAGATGTATAGGGCTAGATGGGTGTTTTCTAAAGGGAATTTGCAGGGGTCAACTTTTGGTAGCTGTTGCTAAAGATGCAAACAACCAAATGTATCCAATAGCATGGGCAGTCATTGATACTGAAAGCAAGTTGACATGGAAATGGTTCATGACCATTCTGAAAGATGATCTTAATCTAGGAAATGGTTCCCAGCTAACTATCATTAGTGATATGCAAAAG GGACTAATAGCTGCTGTAGATGAACTATTTCCAGAATGTGAGCACAGAATGTGTGCTAGACACATATTAGCAAATTGGTCACAAAACTTCAGAGGCttagagagaagaaagaaattttGGGCTTGTGCTAGATCAACATTTGAGGCACAATTTAAGTACAATATAAATGCCCTGTCCAAGCTGGGAATAGGTATTGTTGAATCCCTTATCAAATACAACAAGGAGACATGGTGTAAAGCTTTtattcaaacattttcaaagtGTGATAGCATAGATAACAACATGGCAGAGAGTTTCAATTCTTGGATCTTGGGACCTAGGAACAAGACCATTGTAACTATGTTGGAAGAAATTAGAGTTAAGGTGATGAGTAGAGTGAGTAAGTCAAGAGCATTTGCTGAAACATGGACAGATGGAATAtctccaatggcaatgatggtatTCAATACAAATGTAACAAGATCAATGCAGTGCAACATTGAATGGAATGGTGATGTTGGATTTGAAGTGTTAGAAGGGGTATACAAGCATACTGTGAACTTGGGTCAACAAAAATGTAGTTGCAGATCATGGGAATTAAAAGGTATCCCATGTGCACATGGTATAGCAGCAATGAACCACTTGAACATGGATGCATCACAAGCAATATCTAGTTGGTATAGAAAAGACACATATATGAAGACATATTCTCATTTCATTCAACCAGTCCCAAACATGGAAATGTGGCCTGAAAGTAGAAACCCAATGGTTGAACCACCTGAGGCAAGACAAATGCCTGGTAGGCCACCAAAGaacagaagaagagaaattggtgAAGTGAGAAAAGCTGGAAAGTTGCCAAGAATGGGGACAGTAATGACATGTTCACTTTGCAAAGGACCAAATCATAACAAGAGAAATTGTCCAAAAAATCCTAAAACTAAGTCTACACCAACACCCACTCAAGAG TCCACCACTGGAAAAAAGAGGGGTAGAGGTCATTATGAAAGAACAAGCACCAGTAAGACTGGTACAAGAAGAGGTGCAGGAAGTGGTTACAAGAAGAGGCCTAAAGTTGTTGGACAAGGTGTATTTGTTGCTGATACTGAATATACGTGTATTAAT TTGATATTGCAGCAAGGATTGTCTAGCAGAACGAGGGTTAATACTGGTGTGGTGAGTTCTGCACATGTGACAGGTGATATTGGTTTTAAACCTACCAAGGGACTGAAGTGGAAAGGCAAACAGGCCATGACTCAAAGACAACTTCAAGTCGAAAGTGTTGTGCGTCGTATTCAAACCAGATCAAAAGCTGATGGCATTCAAACAAGGTCACAAGCCAAAGGAAAATCACTCTCAAAGAAAACTTCTTAG
- the LOC107021371 gene encoding pentatricopeptide repeat-containing protein At2g22410, mitochondrial-like, producing MKLSRPFSSTSFPLQKAAPYLNSSNSIASAKELHAHLIRTQKYSDPFAISHVIRLYSLFPTSLHKALVAFNQTERPTLPIWNYMLRGLSKSDRPIEALHMYVRMRQQGFPGNNLTFIFIFKACLQLSDIVLGQAVHVNVLKLGYQSYLYVCNALIYTYGSCGDLVGAGKVFDRMSERDLVSWNSLICGYSQCYKYHEVLGLFASMQAENVKADAVTLVKVVLACSYLGDFDTADFVAKYIRDSCVRIDVYLGNTLIDMYGRRGLVILAEEVFTKMKEKNVVSWNAMIIGYAKAGDLTSARKLFDKMPNRDVISWTSMITGYCQANRFSDAIALFQEMMAIKVKPDEVTVASVLSACARLGTFDVGKAVHDYVRQHDIKMDIYVGNALVDMYCKCGSVNTALEVFLSMSKKDTVSWTSMISGLAVNGFHDNAIHLFSQMLGEGCKPTHGTFVGVLLACAHAGLVDKGLEYFESMEKRHGLVPEMKHYGCVVDLLCRSGNLNRAFEFINLMPMVADVVLWRMLLSACKLHGNVVLAEIAANKLLQLDPDTGGNYVLSSSTYATAERWDDAMKIRRLMDEGAVQRPLGWSSIEVDASSIQ from the coding sequence ATGAAACTGTCAAGACCATTTTCGTCCACCTCCTTCCCTCTCCAAAAAGCAGCTCCCTACTTGAACAGTTCAAACTCCATTGCGTCCGCCAAAGAGCTTCATGCTCATCTCATCAGAACTCAAAAATACTCCGACCCTTTTGCTATTTCACACGTTATTAGATTATACTCTCTTTTTCCGACGTCTCTACACAAAGCCCTTGTTGCTTTTAATCAAACTGAACGACCAACATTGCCAATTTGGAATTACATGCTTCGTGGTTTGTCTAAGAGTGATCGACCCATTGAAGCACTCCACATGTATGTCAGAATGCGTCAACAAGGATTCCCTGGAAATAACCTCACTTTCATTTTCATCTTTAAGGCTTGTTTACAGCTTTCCGATATTGTACTTGGACAGGCAGTTCATGTTAATGTTCTGAAACTTGGGTATCAGTCCTACTTGTATGTGTGTAATGCTTTGATTTATACGTATGGTTCTTGTGGTGATTTAGTTGGTGCTGGAAAGGTGTTTGATCGAATGTCTGAGAGAGATTTAGTATCATGGAACTCATTGATTTGTGGGTATAGTCAATGTTATAAATATCATGAAGTATTGGGTCTTTTTGCTTCTATGCAGGCAGAAAATGTGAAGGCGGACGCAGTAACATTGGTGAAAGTAGTGCTAGCTTGTAGCTATTTAGGGGATTTTGACACGGCGGATTTTGTGGCAAAGTATATAAGGGATAGTTGTGTGAGAATTGATGTATACTTGGGGAATACATTGATTGATATGTATGGTAGGCGTGGATTAGTTATCTTAGCTGAAGAAGTTTTTACTAAGATGAAGGAGAAAAATGTGGTTTCATGGAATGCAATGATAATTGGGTATGCTAAAGCAGGGGATTTAACGTCTGCACGGAAACTTTTTGATAAGATGCCCAACAGAGATGTCATTTCTTGGACTTCTATGATCACAGGATATTGCCAAGCTAATCGATTTTCAGACGCTATTGCACTTTTCCAAGAGATGATGGCAATTAAGGTTAAGCCTGATGAAGTCACGGTCGCTAGTGTGCTTTCTGCTTGTGCACGTTTAGGTACATTTGATGTGGGTAAGGCAGTACATGATTATGTTCGTCAGCATGACATTAAAATGGATATTTACGTGGGGAATGCACTGGTGGATATGTACTGCAAATGTGGATCCGTTAATACAGCCTTGGAAGTGTTTTTGAGCATGAGCAAAAAGGATACTGTTTCTTGGACTTCAATGATCTCTGGCCTTGCAGTGAATGGCTTTCATGATAATGCTATTCATCTCTTCTCgcagatgttaggagaaggttGTAAGCCAACTCATGGTACTTTTGTTGGCGTACTACTTGCTTGTGCTCATGCAGGTTTGGTGGACAAAGGTTTGGAATACTTCGAGAGCATGGAAAAACGTCACGGATTGGTGCCAGAAATGAAGCATTATGGATGTGTTGTTGATTTGTTGTGCCGATCTGGTAATTTAAATAGAGCATTTGAGTTTATAAATCTTATGCCTATGGTGGCAGATGTGGTTTTGTGGAGAATGTTGCTTAGTGCTTGTAAACTTCATGGTAATGTGGTTCTTGCTGAAATCGCTGCGAACAAACTTCTTCAATTAGATCCTGATACTGGTGGTAATTATGTTCTGTCATCAAGCACTTACGCCACTGCAGAGAGATGGGACGATGCAATGAAAATAAGACGATTGATGGATGAGGGCGCAGTACAGAGGCCACTAGGCTGGAGTTCAATTGAAGTAGATGCGTCTAGCATTCAATGA
- the LOC107022706 gene encoding organelle RRM domain-containing protein 2, mitochondrial-like translates to MALRAAAAARIPVAPRGLRAVFYSFSANVPLYQPRTGSPPEPSTKLYVSGLSKHTTSESLRNAFSEYGEVLDAKVLTDGITGYSTCCGYVRYQTMEESAAGLEAMDGQFLDGLVIVAEYAKPKPRHPALKDGGCGFASVSDMLI, encoded by the exons ATGGCCTTACGAGCAGCGGCAGCAGCCAGGATTCCGGTAGCACCGAGAGGTCTCCGGGCAGTTTTCTATTCATTTTCTGCTAATGTACCTTTGTATCAACCGAGGACCGGATCTCCGCCTGAACCATCCACCAAACTCTATGTTTCCG GTCTTAGCAAACATACTACCTCTGAATCTCTTCGAAATGCATTTTCTGAGTATGGTGAAGTGCTCGATG CAAAAGTGTTGACAGATGGTATAACTGGCTATTCAACGTGTTGTGGTTATGTTAGATATCAAACTATGGAAGAATCTGCAGCTGGTTTAGAGGCCATGGATGGCCAG TTCCTTGATGGATTGGTTATAGTTGCTGAGTATGCTAAACCAAAGCCTCGGCATCCTGCCTTGAAGGATGGTGGATGTGGCTTTGCATCCGTATCAGACATGCTCATATGA